In Sorghum bicolor cultivar BTx623 chromosome 10, Sorghum_bicolor_NCBIv3, whole genome shotgun sequence, one genomic interval encodes:
- the LOC8065011 gene encoding uncharacterized protein LOC8065011 — MAPSFARSISFPLSPSRSSSTKSRAASGYHARSVSLPCRSHPILAHLHAHISAVRAWAQDPAATGAATGLAHVDALHAALGDLLDLPEAQAALTLSATGDRLLDAFLRLADAHGSFQEAVVELKRDVAEALAAVRRRDGARLASALRSQRKAGKDLARLAASAARDGAGAGSSRPSRLGLGSTAEVEVAGLLAEAAAATAAALAALFGTVAAMSASASAAACSCKRTAALMCRAKKVSEEEMETVALVERLEECIDGLEAGSDKVFRSLVQTRVALLNIHTHIF; from the coding sequence ATGGCGCCCAGCTTCGCCCGCTCCATCTCCTTCCCTCTGAGCCCCTCCAGGTCGTCGTCGACCAAGTCCCGCGCGGCGTCCGGTTACCACGCCCGGTCCGTCAGCCTCCCGTGCCGCTCCCACCCGATCCTCGCGCACCTCCACGCGCACATCAGCGCCGTGCGCGCGTGGGCGCAGGACCCGGCCGCCACCGGCGCCGCCACGGGCCTCGCGCACGTGGACGCGCTCCACGCCGCGCTCGGCGACCTCCTGGACCTCCCCGAGGCGCAGGCCGCGCTCACCCTCTCCGCCACCGGCGACCGCCTCCTGGACGCCTTCCTCCGGCTCGCCGACGCGCACGGCAGCTTCCAGGAGGCCGTGGTGGAGCTGAAGCGGGACGTGGCCGAGGCGTTGGCCGCCGTGCGCCGCCGCGACGGCGCGCGCCTGGCGTCCGCGCTCAGGTCGCAGCGCAAGGCCGGCAAGGACCTCGCCCGTCTCGCGGCCTCCGCTGCCAGGGACGGCGCGGGCGCCGGCAGCAGCAGGCCCTCACGCCTCGGCCTCGGCAGCACGGCGGAGGTTGAGGTGGCCGGGCTGCTGgccgaggccgccgccgccacggccgCTGCGTTGGCCGCGCTGTTCGGCACCGTCGCCGCCATGTCCGCGtcggcctccgccgccgcgtgcTCCTGCAAGAGGACCGCGGCGCTCATGTGCCGCGCCAAGAAGGTGTCGGAGGAAGAGATGGAGACGGTGGCGCTCGTGGAGCGGCTGGAGGAGTGCATCGACGGCCTGGAGGCCGGCAGCGACAAGGTGTTCAGGAGCCTCGTGCAGACCAGGGTTGCGctgctcaacatacacacccACATCTTCTAG